The genomic region GCGCCCGCGCCTTTGTCGAAGTGCAAAATGGCTGTGATCATCGCTGCACCTTTTGCGTGATCCCCTATGGCCGCGGGAATAGCCGATCTGTCCCAGCGGGTCTCGTGGTCGAGCGCATCAAGGCGCTGGTTGATGAAGGCTTTCAGGAAGTCGTGCTAACCGGCGTCGATGTCACCAGCTACGGTCCGGACCTGCCGGGAAGCCCAAGCCTTGGCCTACTCGTAGAGCGCATCCTGAATGGCGTCCCAGATCTGCAACGGCTCCGCCTGTCTTCGCTCGATTCCATCGAAATTGATGATCGGCTGTTTGAGATCATCACGAGCGAGCCACGTTTCATGCCGCACCTTCATCTATCGCTCCAAGCGGGAGACGACATGATCCTCAAGCGGATGAAACGGCGCCACAGCCGCGCGCAGTCTGTCGAGATGGTTGCGCGCCTCAAGGCTGCACGGCCCGAAATCGCGATTGGCGCCGATATTATCGCAGGCTTTCCCACGGAAAGTGACGAGATGGCAGCCAATACCTTAGCGCTCGTCGATGATTGCCAGATCGTATTCGGTCATATCTTCCCTTACTCGGCACGCCGCGGGACGCCAGCAGCGAAGATGCCGCAAGTTCCCGTGCCTGCGCGCAAAGCACGCGCCGAGCGGCTGCGTGAAGCCACAGCGCGTCAAAAGGCCGCCTTTCTGGAACAGCTTGTAAAGACCGAGCAAAATGTCCTGATCGAACGCAAAGACGGTTACGGCCATGGGGAAAACTTCGCTGATGTGATGATCTCCCAGGCTTCGGTGACCGGTGAGGCAATAGTCGGCCAAACGGTTCGCAGTCGCATTACCGGTATCGAGAACGGGAAACTTGTCGGGGAACCAGTGTGAGCGAACAAAAAGGCTGGGGCGAGAAGCTGCGTTTCGGCTTCAAGCGCACATCGGATCGGCTGGGCGGCAATCTTGCTGGATTGGTCACCAAGGAAAAACTGGACGAAGAGACGCTGGACGAGATTGAGGAGGCACTGATTGCCTCTGATCTTGGCCCGTCCGTCGCAGCGCGTGTTCGCGACCGGCTGGCATCAGGTCGGTTTGATAGACACCTGTCGGAACTGGATATCCGCGAAATCGTCGCAGAAGAGCTTGAAGCGATCCTTCGTCCGGTGGCCGTACCGCTGGAGATCGACGCCTTTCCGCGACCGCAAGTCATGCTGGTGATTGGGGTCAACGGATCAGGCAAGACCACGACCATCGCAAAGTTAGGGCATCTGTTCCTCGAGGATGACTATAATGTGATGCTCGTGGCAGGCGATACGTTTCGCGCAGCCGCTATTGGCCAGCTAAAGATATGGGCCGACCGGCTCGATGTTCCGATTATAGCTGGTGATGAAGGTGGTGACGCGGCCAGTCTGGTCTTCGAGGGGGTGAAGCAAGGCACCGAAATCGGCACGGATGTGTTGATTGTCGATACAGCCGGACGGCTTCAAAACAAGAGTCACCTGATGGATGAGCTATCCAAAATTCGTCGTGTTCTTGGGCGGTTAAATGACCAGGCGCCGCACAACGTAATTCTCGTCCTCGATGCGACGACTGGCCAGAATGCCCTATCGCAGATCGAAGTGTTCAAAGAAGTGGCCAATGTCACCGGGCTTGTTATGACAAAGCTGGACGGCACGGCGCGCGGCGGTGTTCTGGTCGCTGCGGCTGAAAAATTCGGATTGCCGATCCATGCCATTGGCGTTGGCGAGACCTTGGAAGATTTGCGGCCGTTTGATCCCAGAGCGGTGGCCCGCGCGATTACTGCCGCGGATGAGTTTGATGGAGCGTAGCGTATGAGTGACAAAGAGAAAGCGGCGGATAAAGAGCTGTCTTCGGGTATGCGCATGGCGTTGGATTTCGGTCCGGTGCTTGTCTTCTTTGTCGTCAATTATCTCGCACCGGCACCTTTTAGCATATTCTACGCCACGGCTGCCTTCATGGCCGCGATGATGGCGGCAATGATTTATTCTTGGACCAAGGTCGGCAAGATTTCGCCCATGCTGCTCTTTTCCGGCGCAATGGTGCTGATCTTCGGAGGGGTAACTTTGCTCCTGCGCGATGAGACATTCATCAAGATCAAGCCGACCATCTACTACGTCTTTATCGCGCTGCTGCTAATCGGCGGACTGTTGACTAAGCGGCCGACGCTCCAGGCGTTACTGGGAAGTGCCTATCCGGGGCTGACGGAGCGGGGATGGAACCTGCTTTCGCGAAACTGGGCGATTTTCTTTCTCGGCATGGCAGTGCTTAACGAGGCCGTGTGGCGCAATTTCAGCACGGATTTCTGGATTGGTTTCAAGCTATGGGGCGCGATTCCGCTGACATTGATCTTTGCGATCGCGAACGTACCCATGCTGCTGAAAAATGGACTGGATGTCGAAGACAAAGACGATGTGCCGATCCCTGACGCCCACGAATAATGGTTCCGAGTGGCCGGGGCGCTAAGCGTTAGCCCTGGTCCGCGCGCGATACGCCCTCGCCATCGAGATTTTGGGCAACGAACTCCCAATTGACGGCATTTTCCAGGATCGCTTCGATATAGTCGCCTCGCCCATTCTGATAATCCAGATAATAGGCATGTTCCCACACATCCAACGTAAACAGAGGTTTCATCCCCTCATACGCAACCGGTGTATCCGCATCGTGGAGCGATGTGATCTCAAGCTTGTCGCCGTTGAATATCAGCCACGCCCAGCCACTGGCGAAATGACCGCGCGCCTCGGCCTTTAGCGCGT from Parasphingopyxis sp. CP4 harbors:
- the ftsY gene encoding signal recognition particle-docking protein FtsY, with the translated sequence MSEQKGWGEKLRFGFKRTSDRLGGNLAGLVTKEKLDEETLDEIEEALIASDLGPSVAARVRDRLASGRFDRHLSELDIREIVAEELEAILRPVAVPLEIDAFPRPQVMLVIGVNGSGKTTTIAKLGHLFLEDDYNVMLVAGDTFRAAAIGQLKIWADRLDVPIIAGDEGGDAASLVFEGVKQGTEIGTDVLIVDTAGRLQNKSHLMDELSKIRRVLGRLNDQAPHNVILVLDATTGQNALSQIEVFKEVANVTGLVMTKLDGTARGGVLVAAAEKFGLPIHAIGVGETLEDLRPFDPRAVARAITAADEFDGA
- the mtaB gene encoding tRNA (N(6)-L-threonylcarbamoyladenosine(37)-C(2))-methylthiotransferase MtaB — translated: MSGPELITLGCRLNFAESEAMRAMASDRDDLVIVNSCAVTAEAVRKTRQQIRKARRARPDAEIVVTGCAVQTEPETFAEMPEVSRLLGNRDKMMPESFASDRSLVSDIMAVRETAPHLVTGFSDRARAFVEVQNGCDHRCTFCVIPYGRGNSRSVPAGLVVERIKALVDEGFQEVVLTGVDVTSYGPDLPGSPSLGLLVERILNGVPDLQRLRLSSLDSIEIDDRLFEIITSEPRFMPHLHLSLQAGDDMILKRMKRRHSRAQSVEMVARLKAARPEIAIGADIIAGFPTESDEMAANTLALVDDCQIVFGHIFPYSARRGTPAAKMPQVPVPARKARAERLREATARQKAAFLEQLVKTEQNVLIERKDGYGHGENFADVMISQASVTGEAIVGQTVRSRITGIENGKLVGEPV
- a CDS encoding septation protein A, which codes for MSDKEKAADKELSSGMRMALDFGPVLVFFVVNYLAPAPFSIFYATAAFMAAMMAAMIYSWTKVGKISPMLLFSGAMVLIFGGVTLLLRDETFIKIKPTIYYVFIALLLIGGLLTKRPTLQALLGSAYPGLTERGWNLLSRNWAIFFLGMAVLNEAVWRNFSTDFWIGFKLWGAIPLTLIFAIANVPMLLKNGLDVEDKDDVPIPDAHE